The Arachis hypogaea cultivar Tifrunner chromosome 14, arahy.Tifrunner.gnm2.J5K5, whole genome shotgun sequence genome has a segment encoding these proteins:
- the LOC112742774 gene encoding wall-associated receptor kinase-like 20 — translation MKQHKITTLIATIAALLLSCTATRQCVNCGPHPVPYPLSTGPDCGDPSYKIRCIGGILWFDALAGSSYMIKSINPTTRHIIIQPATLDRSACVSTDFHCEGIRLNETLPFAIATGNTIILLNCTINAPHAPPLDCSASSPCHSYIKDHKDAYACERVPTCCAYKTGGPHKEYEVRVRGSGGCAAYQSFVDFNGVSGTPGKGWPELGVAIEWVAPQEPVCKGPMDCNALLNSKCGVGPTSGGVQRCLCIAGFKWDPASGLCQGLGGRGQAQTQVQSQISNKKCKGHEKGTRCKARQKKKMAMAAVAASLGGIITIAVVIGALLYKKQIEMKKKAKRTMNKKKKEIITSAKATPLSSRIFTGREIRKATNNFAEENLIGSGGFGEVFKGTFDDGSITAIKRAKLGSTKGIDQIQNEVRVLCQVNHRSLVRLLGCCLELEHPLLIYEYVSNGTLFDYLHRLPLVGVGERQPLKWHTRLKIAHQTAEGLSYLHSAAVPPIYHRDVKSSNILLDDKFDAKVSDFGLSRLVELAEENKSHIFTSAQGTLGYLDPEYYRNFQLTDKSDVYSFGVVLMELLTAQRAIDFNREEENVNLAVYAKKKIVEDRLMEVLDPLLKDGSSNVELETMKSLGYLAASCLDDQRQKRPSMKEVSDEIEYLINVVKGQGFKSKL, via the exons ATGAAACAACATAAAATTACTACGCTAATAGCCACAATTGCAGCACTATTGCTGTCATGCACTGCCACGCGCCAGTGTGTCAATTGTGGCCCACACCCAGTTCCATATCCGTTAAGCACCGGACCGGACTGCGGTGACCCGAGTTATAAAATCCGGTGCATCGGAGGCATATTGTGGTTCGATGCACTTGCCGGGTCATCCTACATGATCAAGTCCATCAACCCGACAACCCGCCATATCATAATCCAACCTGCCACACTGGATAGAAGCGCGTGTGTATCGACGGACTTCCATTGTGAAGGCATTCGCCTCAATGAAACCCTTCCTTTTGCCATTGCCACCGGCAACACTATCATTTTGTTGAATTGTACCATCAACGCGCCTCACGCACCGCCACTCGACTGCTCCGCAAGTAGCCCGTGCCACAGTTACATTAAGGACCATAAAGATGCCTACGCGTGCGAGCGCGTGCCAACTTGTTGTGCCTACAAAACCGGTGGGCCCCACAAGGAGTACGAGGTTCGAGTTCGCGGTAGTGGTGGTTGTGCGGCGTATCAGAGTTTTGTGGACTTTAACGGTGTGTCAGGGACACCAGGGAAGGGGTGGCCGGAGTTAGGGGTTGCAATTGAGTGGGTGGCACCACAGGAACCGGTTTGTAAGGGGCCAATGGATTGCAATGCATTGTTGAATTCCAAGTGTGGAGTGGGTCCCACAAGTGGTGGGGTGCAAAGGTGCTTGTGCATTGCTGGCTTCAAGTGGGATCCTGCTAGTGGGTTATGTCAAGGTCTAGGAGGTCGAGGTCAAGCTCAAACTCAAGTTCAGAGTCAAATTTCAA ATAAAAAGTGCAAAGGACATGAAAAGGGTACCCGCTGCAAAGCTCGGCAGAAAAAGAAAATGGCCATGGCTG CTGTGGCTGCTTCCTTAGGTGGAATAATCACCATTGCAGTAGTAATTGGAGCCCTTTTATACAAGAAGCAAATTGAAATGAAGAAAAAAGCAAAGAGAACCAtgaacaaaaagaagaaagaaataatcaCAAGTGCCAAAGCAACTCCATTGTCATCAAGGATCTTCACGGGCAGAGAGATCAGGAAAGCAACCAACAACTTCGCGGAAGAAAACCTCATCGGCTCTGGTGGCTTCGGCGAAGTGTTCAAAGGCACCTTTGATGACGGATCCATAACTGCCATCAAGCGTGCCAAGCTTGGAAGCACAAAAGGCATTGATCAAATCCAAAATGAAGTTAGGGTACTCTGCCAAGTTAACCATAGAAGCCTAGTGAGACTCCTTGGTTGTTGCTTGGAGCTAGAGCACCCTTTACTAATTTATGAGTATGTTTCTAATGGGACACTCTTTGATTACCTCCATCGTCTCCCTTTGGTCGGAGTAGGCGAAAGGCAACCACTTAAATGGCACACAAGACTAAAAATCGCACACCAAACAGCCGAAGGACTTTCATATCTTCACTCTGCGGCCGTGCCCCCAATCTACCACCGAGATGTAAAATCTAGCAATATTCTTCTTGATGACAAGTTTGATGCCAAGGTTTCTGATTTCGGCTTGTCTAGGCTTGTTGAATTAGCTGAAGAAAACAAGAGTCATATCTTTACAAGCGCGCAGGGGACTCTTGGATACCTGGATCCGGAATACTACCGAAACTTTCAACTGACCGATAAGAGTGATGTTTATAGCTTTGGAGTTGTGTTAATGGAGCTACTCACTGCTCAGAGGGCTATTGACTTTAACAGGGAGGAAGAGAATGTGAACTTGGCAGTGTATGCTAAGAAGAAAATAGTTGAGGACAGGCTTATGGAGGTTCTTGATCCGTTGCTTAAAGATGGATCTAGCAATGTGGAACTGGAAACTATGAAATCTTTGGGTTATCTTGCAGCTTCATGCTTGGATGATCAGAGGCAAAAAAGGCCTTCCATGAAAGAGGTTTCTGATGAAATTGAATACCTTATTAATGTTGTTAAGGGTCAAGGTTTCAAATCCAAATTATAG
- the LOC112742775 gene encoding uncharacterized protein, which yields MSKMKTIHSFFKRKERIYDEQNSALDSLSNVQNIIEQPVTQLVEQDIQPPASKIARTEIDQVNIDTLMRDPGKRPQIWNYPINQQDEIRRAYIKFGPYQFIMDEYPLSGLESHPRRFKAHWFKSFSWLEYSPEVDAAFCLPCYLFSRKSSPFTSGGFRNWKKVNNGKDCAFLSHVGKSLNSPHNIAVKSCKDLLNQLCHIDKVLAKQSSQQVLSNRLRLKASIDTVKWLTFQACAFRGHDESHESQNRGNFLEMLKLLASYNKEVDAVVLDNAPQNAIYTSPSIQKEILHVFARKVQNEIRNEIGNAKFCLIVDEARDESRRQQMALVVRFVDKHGFVKERLIDVVHVKDTTSATLKQEICSALSHHNLNIQNVRGQGYDGASNMRGEWKGLQALIIQECPYAYYVHCFAHQLQLALVAAAKEVVDVHAFFQSLSNIINVVCSSCKRNDELRSAYATEISHLVATNQIETGRGANQIGTLKRSGDTRWSSHFNSICSLLRMFGATTSVLEDLATNGSTYSQRGDATYALKSLLSFDFVFILHMMKEIMGITDKLCQALQQKSQDILNAMHLVSSTKSLIQQLRDSSWGALLEKVSSFCNDHAIQIPDMGASFSDIIRSRRKKDVVTVEHHYRVDIFTSVIDFQLKELNSRFSEQATELLILSTSLDPKDAFKLFSVCNICNLVKNFYSLDFSEQEKIQLDYELQHYELDVVKAPDFQNLSTLAELCQKLTETGKSNIYPLIDRLIRLVLTLPVTTATTERAFSAMKIIKTRVRNKMEDEFLADCMIVYIEKEIASKFTSEMIIDDFSSMKHRRASLKISKS from the coding sequence atgtcaaagatgaaaacaattcactcatttttcaagagaaaagagagaatatatgatgaacaaaattcagctttagattctttgagtaatgttcaaaatattattgaacaacCTGTGACACAACTTGTTGAGCAAGATATTCAACCCCCTGCTTCCAAAATAGCAAGGACTGAAATAGATCAAGTTAATATTGATACATTGATGCGTGATCCCGGAAAGCGTCCGCAAATTTGGAATTATCCTATCAATCAACAAGATGAAATCCGTAGAGCATACATAAAGTTTGGACCATATCAATTTATTATGGATGAGTACCCTCTTTCTGGTCTAGAAAGTCATCCTCGTCGTTTCAAAGCTCATTGGTTTAAGAGTTTTTCTTGGCTAGAATATTCGCCAGAAGTGGATGCTGCATTTTGTCTTCCATGCTATTTATTTTCTAGAAAATCAAGTCCATTCACATCAGGAGGATTTCGCAATtggaaaaaagtgaataatggaaaggATTGTGCATTTTTATCTCATGTGGGTAAATCTCTTAATTCTCCTCATAATATTGCTGTTAAGTCTTGTAAAGATTTGCTTAATCAATTATGTCACATTGACAAAGTATTGGCTAAGCAAAGCTCACAACAAGTTTTAAGCAATAGATTGCGTCTTAAAGCCTCTATTGATACTGTCAAATGGTTAACGTTTCAAGCTTGTGCTTTTAGGGGACATGACGAGAGTCATGAGTCTCAGAATCGAGGAAATTTTCttgaaatgttaaaattattagctTCTTACAATAAAGAAGTGGATGCAGTTGTTTTGGATAATGCTCCTCAAAATGCAATATACACATCACCTTCTATTCAAAAGGAAATTCTACATGTTTTTGCTAGAAAGGTGCAAAATGAAATTCGCAATGAGATTGGTAATGCAAAgttttgtttgattgttgatgaaGCTAGAGATGAATCTAGAAGACAACAAATGGCACTTGTTGTTAGATTTGTTGATAAGCATGGATTTGTCAAAGAAAGGCTAATAGATGTTGTTCATGTCAAAGATACTACTTCTGCTACTCTAAAACAAGAGATTTGTTCTGCATTATCTCATCACAATCTCAACATTCAAAATGTTCGAGGTCAAGGGTATGACGGAGCTAGTAATATGCGTGGAGAGTGGAAAGGGTTACAAGCTTTAATTATTCAAGAATGTCCTTATGCATATTATGTTCATTGCTTTGCTCATCAATTACAGCTAGCTCTTGTTGCTGCGGCTAAAGAAGTTGTTGATGTTCATGCTTTTTTCCAAAGTTTGAGTAATATTATCAATGTTGTGTGCTCTTCTTGCAAACGCAATGATGAATTACGATCTGCTTATGCAACTGAAATTTCCCATTTAGTTGCAACTAATCAAATTGaaacaggaagaggagcaaaTCAAATTGGCACATTAAAAAGATCAGGAGATACCAGGTGGAGCTCTCACTTCAACTCAATTTGTAGCCTTTTACGTATGTTTGGAGCAACAACTTCAGTTCTGGAAGATTTGGCTACTAATGGATCTACATATTCTCAACGTGGTGATGCTACTTATGCTCTTAAatctttattatcatttgattttgttttcattttgcatATGATGAAAGAAATCATGGGAATCACTGATAAACTTTGTCAAGCATTGCAACAAAAATCTCAAGACATTTTGAATGCTATGCATCTGGTTTCTAGTACAAAGTCATTGATTCAACAGTTAAGAGATAGTAGTTGGGGAGCACTTTTGGAGAAAGTTAGTTCTTTCTGCAATGATCATGCTATTCAGATACCTGATATGGGTGCTTCTTTTAGTGACATAATTCGGTCTCGTCGTAAAAAGGATGTTGTCACTGTTGAACACCACTATCGTGTTGACATTTTTACTAGCGTGATAGATTTTCAATTGAAAGAGCTAAATAGTAGATTTAGTGAGCAAGCAACCGAGCTCCTCATACTGAGTACATCTCTAGATCCTAAAGATGCTTTCAAGTTATTCAGTGTTTGCAACATATGCAATCTTGTAAAGAATTTctattctttagatttttctgagcaagaaaagattcaattggattatgagttacaacattatgaacttgatgtggttaaagctccagattttcagaatttgtctactcttgctgaattgtgtcaaaaattgacagagacaggaaaatcaaatatatatcctttaattgatagattaattcgtcttgttttgactcttcctgtgacaacagcaacaactgaacgagccttttcagctatgaagattattaaaacaagggttcgaaacaagatggaagatgaatttttagcagattgtatgattgtatatattgaaaaggaaattgcttcaaaattcacttcagagatgataattgatgattttagttccatgaagcatcgtcgagcaagtttaaaaatatcaaaatcttaa